In a genomic window of Lysobacterales bacterium:
- a CDS encoding replication-associated recombination protein A, which produces MTPRRPPAATPGLALPEPAGQAQRPLADRMRPATLDEVVGQDGVTGPGTPLRRALEAGRPYSMVLWGPPGCGKTTLARLVAQYVDADFHALSAVLGGIAEVRAATAQAAEAFARGRRSVLFVDEVHRFNKAQQDAFLPHIENGTLVFIGATTENPSFELNSALLSRCRVHVLKPVPAQAMVAALRRALVDPRRGLGDRDWQVDDEVLSQIAQAADGDLRRALTVLEISAELAGTADRFDADLLAQVLADRGRRFDKGGDAFYDQISALHKSVRSSDPDAALYWLARMLDGGADPAYLARRLVRMASEDIGLADPRALALALDAWDGFERLGAPEGELMLAQCAVYLAVAAKSNAVYAGWKAARAQVQAHGSLAVPLHLRNAPTRLMKSLGHGRGYQYDHDFDEGVAPGQQCLPDELAGQVFYQPVERGLEAQIAQKLADLRARRKGGD; this is translated from the coding sequence ATGACGCCGCGACGGCCGCCAGCGGCAACGCCTGGCCTGGCGCTCCCCGAGCCCGCCGGGCAGGCGCAGCGGCCGCTGGCCGATCGCATGCGCCCGGCCACCCTCGATGAGGTGGTCGGCCAGGACGGCGTCACCGGTCCTGGCACGCCGCTGCGTCGCGCGCTGGAGGCCGGCCGTCCCTACTCGATGGTGCTGTGGGGGCCGCCGGGCTGCGGCAAGACCACGCTGGCCCGCCTGGTCGCGCAGTACGTGGATGCCGATTTCCACGCGCTGTCGGCGGTGCTGGGCGGCATCGCCGAGGTCCGCGCGGCCACCGCCCAGGCCGCCGAGGCCTTCGCGCGCGGCCGCCGTAGCGTGCTGTTCGTGGATGAGGTGCACCGCTTCAACAAGGCCCAGCAGGACGCCTTCCTGCCGCATATCGAGAACGGCACCCTGGTGTTCATCGGCGCCACCACCGAGAACCCCTCGTTCGAGCTGAATTCCGCCCTGCTGTCGCGCTGCCGGGTGCATGTCCTCAAGCCGGTGCCGGCGCAGGCCATGGTCGCCGCCCTGCGCCGGGCGCTGGTCGATCCGCGCCGTGGCCTGGGCGATCGCGACTGGCAGGTCGACGACGAGGTGCTGTCGCAGATCGCGCAGGCCGCCGACGGCGACCTGCGGCGCGCCCTGACCGTGCTCGAGATCTCCGCCGAGCTGGCCGGCACCGCCGACCGCTTCGACGCCGACCTGCTCGCCCAGGTGCTGGCCGACCGCGGCCGGCGCTTCGACAAGGGCGGCGATGCCTTCTACGACCAGATCTCCGCGCTGCACAAGTCGGTGCGCAGTTCCGACCCCGATGCCGCGCTCTACTGGCTGGCCCGGATGCTGGACGGCGGCGCCGACCCCGCCTACCTGGCGCGCCGCCTGGTGCGCATGGCCAGCGAGGACATCGGCCTGGCCGATCCACGCGCCCTGGCGCTGGCCCTGGATGCCTGGGACGGCTTCGAGCGCCTGGGCGCGCCCGAGGGCGAACTGATGCTGGCGCAATGCGCCGTGTACCTGGCGGTCGCCGCCAAGAGCAATGCCGTGTACGCGGGCTGGAAGGCGGCGCGTGCCCAGGTGCAGGCGCACGGCAGCCTGGCCGTGCCCCTGCACCTGCGCAACGCGCCGACGCGGCTGATGAAGTCGCTCGGCCATGGTCGGGGTTACCAGTACGACCACGATTTCGACGAAGGCGTCGCGCCCGGCCAGCAATGCCTGCCGGACGAGTTGGCCGGACAGGTGTTCTACCAGCCGGTCGAGCGCGGCCTGGAGGCGCAGATCGCTCAGAAGCTGGCCGACCTGCGGGCGCGCCGAAAGGGGGGCGATTGA
- a CDS encoding CrcB family protein, whose amino-acid sequence MSPALVLWAALGSGLGAGLRWTLSLLMAGAGHGLPWATLAVNALGALVAGFYMGRHGPGSARPHRVAAQVFMLPGLCAGFTTFSIFSLEAVHHFAGHGAGAAFGLVLASVATWLVAVALGDWLGRRF is encoded by the coding sequence ATGAGCCCGGCCCTGGTCCTCTGGGCGGCTCTCGGCAGTGGCCTGGGCGCAGGCCTGCGCTGGACGCTGTCCCTGCTGATGGCCGGTGCCGGCCATGGCCTGCCCTGGGCGACCCTGGCGGTGAACGCCCTGGGTGCCCTGGTCGCCGGCTTCTACATGGGCCGCCACGGCCCGGGCAGCGCCCGGCCACATCGCGTCGCCGCGCAGGTATTCATGCTGCCCGGACTGTGCGCCGGCTTCACCACCTTCTCCATCTTCAGCCTGGAGGCGGTGCATCATTTCGCCGGACACGGGGCCGGCGCAGCCTTCGGCCTGGTGCTGGCCAGCGTCGCGACCTGGCTGGTGGCGGTGGCGCTGGGCGACTGGCTGGGTCGCCGGTTCTGA
- the crcB gene encoding fluoride efflux transporter CrcB yields MSLPLAASLALVVAGGALGGALRFALGHWLARRLGVDFPWPTLLVNLSGALLIGLLAGSLPIADDGLRLALLVGLLGSYTTVSALAVEFLALLRSGRRGQALSYLVATVVPGMAAVWLGLRLAAQ; encoded by the coding sequence TTGAGCCTGCCCCTGGCCGCGAGCCTGGCGCTGGTGGTGGCCGGCGGTGCCCTGGGCGGTGCGCTGCGCTTCGCCCTCGGCCACTGGCTGGCGCGGCGCCTGGGCGTGGACTTCCCTTGGCCGACCCTGCTGGTCAATCTCAGCGGTGCCTTGCTGATCGGACTGCTGGCGGGCAGCCTGCCGATCGCCGACGACGGACTGCGACTGGCCCTGCTGGTCGGCCTGCTCGGCAGCTACACCACGGTCTCGGCGCTCGCGGTCGAGTTCCTGGCGCTGCTGCGCAGCGGGCGCCGCGGCCAGGCCCTGAGCTACCTGGTGGCCACGGTGGTGCCGGGAATGGCAGCGGTCTGGCTGGGCCTGAGGCTGGCGGCGCAATGA